From Miscanthus floridulus cultivar M001 chromosome 15, ASM1932011v1, whole genome shotgun sequence, the proteins below share one genomic window:
- the LOC136507306 gene encoding auxin-induced protein X10A-like — translation MAAWTTRKASTTTNEAGFFTRDDDKQRKIRAPKGYLPIVLVRDDDGGAGTTETRVLVRVSDLKEPCMAALLEAAEEQFGYGQQGVLKVPCDAQRFHHVVNMARKSSKY, via the coding sequence ATGGCCGCTTGGACAACAAGGAAGGCAAGCACCACCACCAACGAGGCCGGTTTCTTCACTCGCGACGACGACAAGCAGAGGAAGATTAGGGCCCCGAAAGGGTACCTCCCCATAGTGCTGGtccgcgacgacgacggcggtgcAGGGACGACGGAGACGAGGGTGCTGGTGCGTGTGAGCGACCTCAAGGAGCCGTGCATGGCTGCGTTGCTGGAGGCGGCCGAGGAACAGTTCGGGTACGGCCAGCAGGGGGTGCTCAAGGTCCCCTGTGACGCGCAGCGTTTTCACCATGTGGTTAACATGGCACGCAAGTCCTCAAAGTACTAA